The following proteins come from a genomic window of Meles meles chromosome 1, mMelMel3.1 paternal haplotype, whole genome shotgun sequence:
- the FNDC5 gene encoding fibronectin type III domain-containing protein 5 isoform X1, giving the protein MRPGPPRAALRLWLGCVCLALVQADSPSAPVNVTVRHLKANSAVVSWDVLEDEVVIGFAISQQKKDVRMLRFIQEVNTTTRSCALWDLEEDTEYIVHVQAISIQGQSPASEPVLFKTPREAEKMASKNKDEVTMKEMGSSQQLRTGEVLIIVVVLFMWAGVIALFCRQYDIIKDNEPNNNKEKTKSASETSTPEHQGGGLLRSKTASHRRSHGAGSWLPASFFWIQPSRTCLWCDAQLGECVRCSVVSFGKHD; this is encoded by the exons ATGCGCCCCGGGCCGCCCCGCGCCGCGCTCCGCCTGTGGCTGGGCTGCGTCTGCCTCGCGCTGGTGCAGGCGG ACAGCCCCTCGGCCCCCGTGAATGTCACTGTCAGGCACCTCAAGGCTAACTCCGCAGTGGTGAGCTGGGACGTCCTGGAGGATGAGGTCGTCATTGGATTTGCCATCTCTCAGCAG AAGAAGGACGTGCGGATGCTACGCTTCATTCAGGAAGTGAACACCACCACCCGCTCGTGCGCCCTCTGGGACCTGGAGGAGGACACCGAGTACATTGTGCACGTGCAGGCCATCTCCATTCAGGGCCAGAGTCCGGCCAGCGAGCCCGTGCTCTTCAAGACCCCACGCGAGGCAGAGAAGATGGCATCCAAGAACAAAG ATGAGGTGACCATGAAGGAGATGGGGAGCAGCCAACAGCTGCGGACCGGTGAGGTGCTCATCATCGTCGTGGTCCTGTTCATGTGGGCTG GCGTCATTGCCCTCTTCTGCCGCCAGTATGACATTATCAAGGACAATGAACCCAATAACAACAAGGAGAAAACCAAGAGCGCGTCAGAAACCAGCACACCAGAGCACCAAGGGGGAGGTCTCCTCCGCAGCAAG ACCGCGAGCCATCGCAGAAGCCATGGGGCAGGGTCATGGCTGCCAGCAAGCTTTTTCTGGATCCAGCCATCACGGACTTGTTTGTGGTGTGATGCACAACTCGGCGAGTGTGTGAGATGTTCTGTTGTCTCTTTTGGAAAACATGACTGA
- the FNDC5 gene encoding fibronectin type III domain-containing protein 5 isoform X2, translating to MRPGPPRAALRLWLGCVCLALVQADSPSAPVNVTVRHLKANSAVVSWDVLEDEVVIGFAISQQEVNTTTRSCALWDLEEDTEYIVHVQAISIQGQSPASEPVLFKTPREAEKMASKNKDEVTMKEMGSSQQLRTGEVLIIVVVLFMWAGVIALFCRQYDIIKDNEPNNNKEKTKSASETSTPEHQGGGLLRSKTASHRRSHGAGSWLPASFFWIQPSRTCLWCDAQLGECVRCSVVSFGKHD from the exons ATGCGCCCCGGGCCGCCCCGCGCCGCGCTCCGCCTGTGGCTGGGCTGCGTCTGCCTCGCGCTGGTGCAGGCGG ACAGCCCCTCGGCCCCCGTGAATGTCACTGTCAGGCACCTCAAGGCTAACTCCGCAGTGGTGAGCTGGGACGTCCTGGAGGATGAGGTCGTCATTGGATTTGCCATCTCTCAGCAG GAAGTGAACACCACCACCCGCTCGTGCGCCCTCTGGGACCTGGAGGAGGACACCGAGTACATTGTGCACGTGCAGGCCATCTCCATTCAGGGCCAGAGTCCGGCCAGCGAGCCCGTGCTCTTCAAGACCCCACGCGAGGCAGAGAAGATGGCATCCAAGAACAAAG ATGAGGTGACCATGAAGGAGATGGGGAGCAGCCAACAGCTGCGGACCGGTGAGGTGCTCATCATCGTCGTGGTCCTGTTCATGTGGGCTG GCGTCATTGCCCTCTTCTGCCGCCAGTATGACATTATCAAGGACAATGAACCCAATAACAACAAGGAGAAAACCAAGAGCGCGTCAGAAACCAGCACACCAGAGCACCAAGGGGGAGGTCTCCTCCGCAGCAAG ACCGCGAGCCATCGCAGAAGCCATGGGGCAGGGTCATGGCTGCCAGCAAGCTTTTTCTGGATCCAGCCATCACGGACTTGTTTGTGGTGTGATGCACAACTCGGCGAGTGTGTGAGATGTTCTGTTGTCTCTTTTGGAAAACATGACTGA
- the FNDC5 gene encoding fibronectin type III domain-containing protein 5 isoform X5, translating into MRPGPPRAALRLWLGCVCLALVQADSPSAPVNVTVRHLKANSAVVSWDVLEDEVVIGFAISQQKKDVRMLRFIQEVNTTTRSCALWDLEEDTEYIVHVQAISIQGQSPASEPVLFKTPREAEKMASKNKDEVTMKEMGSSQQLRTGEVLIIVVVLFMWAGVIALFCRQYDIIKDNEPNNNKEKTKSASETSTPEHQGGGLLRSKI; encoded by the exons ATGCGCCCCGGGCCGCCCCGCGCCGCGCTCCGCCTGTGGCTGGGCTGCGTCTGCCTCGCGCTGGTGCAGGCGG ACAGCCCCTCGGCCCCCGTGAATGTCACTGTCAGGCACCTCAAGGCTAACTCCGCAGTGGTGAGCTGGGACGTCCTGGAGGATGAGGTCGTCATTGGATTTGCCATCTCTCAGCAG AAGAAGGACGTGCGGATGCTACGCTTCATTCAGGAAGTGAACACCACCACCCGCTCGTGCGCCCTCTGGGACCTGGAGGAGGACACCGAGTACATTGTGCACGTGCAGGCCATCTCCATTCAGGGCCAGAGTCCGGCCAGCGAGCCCGTGCTCTTCAAGACCCCACGCGAGGCAGAGAAGATGGCATCCAAGAACAAAG ATGAGGTGACCATGAAGGAGATGGGGAGCAGCCAACAGCTGCGGACCGGTGAGGTGCTCATCATCGTCGTGGTCCTGTTCATGTGGGCTG GCGTCATTGCCCTCTTCTGCCGCCAGTATGACATTATCAAGGACAATGAACCCAATAACAACAAGGAGAAAACCAAGAGCGCGTCAGAAACCAGCACACCAGAGCACCAAGGGGGAGGTCTCCTCCGCAGCAAG ATATGA
- the FNDC5 gene encoding fibronectin type III domain-containing protein 5 isoform X3, with protein MRPGPPRAALRLWLGCVCLALVQADSPSAPVNVTVRHLKANSAVVSWDVLEDEVVIGFAISQQKKDVRMLRFIQEVNTTTRSCALWDLEEDTEYIVHVQAISIQGQSPASEPVLFKTPREAEKMASKNKDEVTMKEMGSSQQLRTGEVLIIVVVLFMWAGVIALFCRQYDIIKDNEPNNNKEKTKSASETSTPEHQGGGLLRSKFPNKPSVNIIEA; from the exons ATGCGCCCCGGGCCGCCCCGCGCCGCGCTCCGCCTGTGGCTGGGCTGCGTCTGCCTCGCGCTGGTGCAGGCGG ACAGCCCCTCGGCCCCCGTGAATGTCACTGTCAGGCACCTCAAGGCTAACTCCGCAGTGGTGAGCTGGGACGTCCTGGAGGATGAGGTCGTCATTGGATTTGCCATCTCTCAGCAG AAGAAGGACGTGCGGATGCTACGCTTCATTCAGGAAGTGAACACCACCACCCGCTCGTGCGCCCTCTGGGACCTGGAGGAGGACACCGAGTACATTGTGCACGTGCAGGCCATCTCCATTCAGGGCCAGAGTCCGGCCAGCGAGCCCGTGCTCTTCAAGACCCCACGCGAGGCAGAGAAGATGGCATCCAAGAACAAAG ATGAGGTGACCATGAAGGAGATGGGGAGCAGCCAACAGCTGCGGACCGGTGAGGTGCTCATCATCGTCGTGGTCCTGTTCATGTGGGCTG GCGTCATTGCCCTCTTCTGCCGCCAGTATGACATTATCAAGGACAATGAACCCAATAACAACAAGGAGAAAACCAAGAGCGCGTCAGAAACCAGCACACCAGAGCACCAAGGGGGAGGTCTCCTCCGCAGCAAG tttcCCAACAAGCCCTCAGTGAACATCATCGAAGCATGA
- the FNDC5 gene encoding fibronectin type III domain-containing protein 5 isoform X4, translated as MRPGPPRAALRLWLGCVCLALVQADSPSAPVNVTVRHLKANSAVVSWDVLEDEVVIGFAISQQKKDVRMLRFIQEVNTTTRSCALWDLEEDTEYIVHVQAISIQGQSPASEPVLFKTPREAEKMASKNKDEVTMKEMGSSQQLRTGEVLIIVVVLFMWAGVIALFCRQYDIIKDNEPNNNKEKTKSASETSTPEHQGGGLLRSKSGEGG; from the exons ATGCGCCCCGGGCCGCCCCGCGCCGCGCTCCGCCTGTGGCTGGGCTGCGTCTGCCTCGCGCTGGTGCAGGCGG ACAGCCCCTCGGCCCCCGTGAATGTCACTGTCAGGCACCTCAAGGCTAACTCCGCAGTGGTGAGCTGGGACGTCCTGGAGGATGAGGTCGTCATTGGATTTGCCATCTCTCAGCAG AAGAAGGACGTGCGGATGCTACGCTTCATTCAGGAAGTGAACACCACCACCCGCTCGTGCGCCCTCTGGGACCTGGAGGAGGACACCGAGTACATTGTGCACGTGCAGGCCATCTCCATTCAGGGCCAGAGTCCGGCCAGCGAGCCCGTGCTCTTCAAGACCCCACGCGAGGCAGAGAAGATGGCATCCAAGAACAAAG ATGAGGTGACCATGAAGGAGATGGGGAGCAGCCAACAGCTGCGGACCGGTGAGGTGCTCATCATCGTCGTGGTCCTGTTCATGTGGGCTG GCGTCATTGCCCTCTTCTGCCGCCAGTATGACATTATCAAGGACAATGAACCCAATAACAACAAGGAGAAAACCAAGAGCGCGTCAGAAACCAGCACACCAGAGCACCAAGGGGGAGGTCTCCTCCGCAGCAAG TCTGGTGAAGGAGGCTGA